From Bacteroidota bacterium, one genomic window encodes:
- a CDS encoding acyl carrier protein → MSEIAEKVKKIIVDKLGVDENEVVPEASFTNDLGADSLDTVELIMEFEKEFNISIPDEQAEGITTVGDAITYLEEHVK, encoded by the coding sequence ATGTCAGAAATTGCTGAAAAAGTAAAGAAAATTATCGTTGACAAATTAGGTGTTGACGAAAACGAAGTAGTTCCAGAAGCGAGCTTCACTAACGATTTAGGTGCAGACTCATTGGATACTGTAGAGCTTATCATGGAGTTTGAAAAAGAATTCAATATCTCCATCCCCGACGAACAAGCCGAAGGAATCACTACAGTTGGTGATGCAATCACTTACCTTGAAGAACACGTTAAGTAA
- a CDS encoding transketolase — translation MRDITKLNKMCSQVRRDIIRQVHGCQSGHPGGSLGCTEYFVALYFDILDRKSEFNMDGTGEDIFFLSNGHISPVWYSVLARSGYFPIEELSTFRKLNSRLQGHPTTHEHLPGIRVASGSLGQGMSVAIGSALSKKLNGDNHLVYSLHGDGEMNEGQIWEAAMFAAHHKVDNLISTIDVNGQQIDGPTKVVMDLGDLHAKWKAFGWHVMECSDGNNMEMLLETLDKAKSETGKGSPIMILMHTEMGKGVDFMVGTHHWHGVAPNDEQKEKALAQLEETFGDY, via the coding sequence ATGAGAGATATTACAAAGCTTAATAAGATGTGTTCACAGGTGCGTAGAGATATTATTCGACAAGTACATGGATGTCAGAGTGGTCATCCCGGTGGTTCTTTAGGATGTACTGAATATTTTGTTGCATTATATTTTGATATACTAGATCGGAAATCAGAATTTAATATGGACGGAACCGGTGAGGATATTTTTTTCTTGAGCAACGGACATATTTCTCCAGTTTGGTATAGTGTACTTGCCCGCAGCGGATATTTTCCTATCGAAGAACTTTCTACTTTCCGAAAATTGAATAGTCGCTTGCAAGGCCATCCAACAACTCATGAACATTTACCCGGCATCAGAGTGGCGAGTGGATCTTTAGGTCAGGGGATGAGTGTTGCAATCGGCTCAGCCCTTTCTAAAAAATTGAATGGGGATAATCATCTTGTATATTCATTACATGGTGATGGTGAAATGAATGAAGGACAAATTTGGGAAGCTGCTATGTTTGCGGCGCATCATAAAGTGGATAATCTTATTTCCACAATTGATGTAAACGGTCAGCAGATTGATGGCCCAACCAAAGTAGTTATGGACTTAGGTGATCTGCATGCGAAATGGAAAGCATTTGGATGGCATGTGATGGAATGTAGTGATGGCAACAACATGGAAATGCTGCTTGAAACTTTGGATAAAGCAAAATCTGAAACAGGTAAAGGCTCGCCAATAATGATATTAATGCATACCGAAATGGGTAAGGGTGTTGATTTTATGGTAGGCACACACCACTGGCATGGCGTTGCCCCAAATGATGAACAAAAGGAAAAAGCTTTAGCGCAATTGGAGGAAACATTCGGCGATTACTAA
- a CDS encoding VWA domain-containing protein, translating into MNRFLLLLFFCISFSVHAQTNETRRILILLDGSGSMLETWDGTTKWTVAKRLIQETLDSIQKENPSVEIGLRVFGHQSPRAMKDCKDSKLEVVISKNSAAAIQNKLNEIVPKGHTPIAYSLFLAADDFPDLPGTNSIILITDGIENCEGDPCASAEVLTNKRITLKPFIIGIGLAEEDKGKFNCVGTYYDATNETTFENAINVVISQALNNTTLQINLIDAFDKPSETNVEMTLYDSFSGEVRYNFLHSMNSKKEPDTLQIDPVGKYDIVVHTTPSVTKKNIELNPGKHNIIGIDAPQGTLILEEMGNAGFSDKQCVVRDTASGEIIYVQNLNATQKYIIGTYDLEVLTLPRLQFKDYELRSGEGNKIVIEKSGLLSINGNDNFIYSIYQQKGNDLIQIYTGTINKTIANIEIQPGNYLLVYRSNTKKSAVNTAQIAVNIKTNRTTSITLQ; encoded by the coding sequence ATGAATCGTTTTTTACTTCTGCTTTTCTTTTGCATTTCTTTTTCAGTGCATGCGCAAACAAATGAAACCAGACGCATTCTTATATTATTGGATGGCAGCGGAAGTATGTTGGAAACATGGGATGGCACTACGAAATGGACAGTTGCCAAACGATTAATTCAAGAAACATTAGACAGCATACAAAAAGAAAATCCTTCTGTTGAAATCGGCTTGCGGGTATTTGGCCATCAAAGTCCGAGAGCAATGAAAGATTGTAAGGATTCAAAATTGGAAGTAGTTATTTCAAAAAATTCTGCTGCTGCAATTCAAAATAAACTCAACGAAATTGTTCCAAAAGGACATACTCCCATTGCTTATTCTTTATTTCTGGCAGCCGATGATTTTCCTGATTTACCCGGAACAAATTCTATTATATTAATTACAGACGGTATTGAAAATTGCGAAGGCGATCCTTGTGCAAGTGCTGAAGTTTTAACCAATAAACGGATTACTTTAAAACCTTTTATTATAGGTATTGGATTGGCCGAAGAAGACAAAGGAAAATTTAATTGTGTGGGAACATATTATGATGCAACAAATGAAACCACATTTGAAAATGCCATTAACGTGGTTATATCACAGGCATTAAATAATACAACACTGCAAATTAATTTGATCGATGCATTTGATAAACCATCTGAAACAAATGTGGAGATGACTTTATATGATTCTTTCAGTGGTGAAGTGCGCTATAATTTTTTACATAGCATGAATTCTAAAAAGGAACCCGATACTTTACAAATAGATCCTGTAGGTAAATATGATATTGTGGTGCATACCACTCCATCAGTAACAAAGAAAAATATTGAACTGAATCCGGGCAAGCATAATATTATTGGTATTGATGCACCACAGGGAACGTTGATTTTGGAAGAAATGGGTAATGCCGGTTTCAGCGATAAACAATGTGTAGTAAGAGATACTGCATCAGGAGAAATTATCTATGTGCAAAATCTGAATGCCACACAGAAATATATTATCGGCACATATGATTTAGAAGTGTTGACTTTACCCCGATTGCAATTTAAAGATTATGAATTAAGATCGGGTGAAGGAAATAAAATAGTGATTGAAAAATCCGGTTTGTTGAGCATTAATGGAAATGATAATTTCATTTATAGTATTTATCAGCAAAAAGGTAATGACTTGATTCAGATATATACCGGAACCATCAATAAAACTATTGCAAATATTGAAATACAACCGGGAAATTACCTTCTGGTTTATAGAAGTAATACAAAGAAATCTGCTGTAAATACAGCACAGATAGCAGTGAATATTAAAACAAATCGCACTACCTCAATTACGCTGCAATGA
- a CDS encoding VWA domain-containing protein, translating to MKIKNTYCQWLMIAVVFISISISPIQKVSAQDTEVITRILFIMDGSRSMLATWGNSTKFSVARQLIYQIADSVDQYPTVQTGLRLYGHQTPHPYNDCNDTKLEVKFKSNNGINIKTKLNNLFPQGVTPISLALREAMIDFGEPDPKYRNIVILLTDGAESCGNNPCEVILEMKQKGIITKSFVLGLDISDEDELKQLECMGEYMNMLSPSEASKVVSTILGRVFNSTTVRIDLLDKYQRPTETDLMFTLFDSESGKFKYNYYHTLSPKGVPDTITVDPTYGYNLKVHTRPSVEKNDIYFTPFEYNVVSENTPQGDLRISVRGESQKKSIQCIVKQDGKVIEVQPTGSTINYLVGKYDIEILTLPIIKINSAEIEQDNTTTIEISSPGFITFIKAQELYGGIYMYSNNKWVEIFELSNKDLRESLALQPGKYKVIYRYKNTRAMTGTKEIDFEIITGTSTTLKL from the coding sequence ATGAAAATAAAAAATACATATTGCCAATGGCTAATGATTGCAGTTGTATTCATTTCAATAAGTATTTCACCAATTCAAAAGGTAAGTGCGCAGGATACAGAAGTAATCACACGTATTTTATTTATCATGGATGGTTCACGCAGCATGTTAGCTACATGGGGAAACTCCACCAAGTTCAGTGTGGCTCGTCAATTAATATATCAAATTGCAGATAGTGTAGATCAATATCCAACAGTACAAACAGGATTGCGATTATATGGACATCAAACTCCGCATCCGTATAATGATTGCAACGACACAAAACTGGAAGTGAAATTTAAAAGTAACAACGGCATTAATATCAAAACAAAGCTGAATAATTTATTTCCACAAGGTGTTACACCAATTTCACTTGCACTGCGGGAAGCTATGATAGATTTTGGTGAGCCCGATCCCAAATATCGCAACATTGTAATTCTGCTTACCGATGGTGCTGAATCTTGTGGCAACAATCCCTGTGAAGTAATTCTGGAAATGAAACAAAAAGGGATTATCACAAAATCATTTGTATTGGGTTTGGATATAAGTGATGAAGATGAATTAAAACAATTGGAATGTATGGGTGAATATATGAACATGTTATCGCCCTCTGAAGCATCAAAAGTGGTTTCAACTATTTTGGGAAGAGTATTTAATTCCACTACAGTACGCATTGATTTATTAGATAAATATCAACGACCAACAGAAACAGATTTGATGTTTACTTTATTCGATTCTGAATCGGGAAAATTTAAATACAATTACTACCATACCTTATCGCCGAAAGGAGTTCCGGATACCATCACTGTGGATCCTACTTATGGATATAATTTAAAAGTACATACCCGACCATCGGTTGAAAAAAACGATATTTATTTTACACCATTTGAATATAATGTAGTTTCAGAAAATACCCCTCAAGGCGATTTGCGCATTTCAGTGCGAGGCGAATCACAGAAAAAAAGTATTCAATGTATTGTAAAACAAGATGGCAAAGTAATAGAAGTGCAACCGACAGGTTCTACAATAAATTATCTTGTAGGCAAGTATGACATTGAAATTTTAACTTTGCCCATTATTAAAATCAACAGTGCAGAAATTGAACAAGACAATACCACTACTATCGAAATTTCCTCGCCCGGTTTCATCACCTTCATTAAGGCGCAGGAATTATATGGCGGCATTTATATGTACAGCAATAATAAATGGGTAGAAATTTTTGAATTGTCGAATAAAGACTTGCGTGAATCACTTGCCTTGCAACCGGGAAAATATAAAGTCATCTACCGTTATAAAAATACAAGAGCAATGACAGGCACTAAAGAAATAGACTTTGAAATTATAACAGGAACTTCAACCACTTTAAAACTATAA
- a CDS encoding transketolase family protein, protein MITIDYSNQKDTRSGFGVAMAELGNSNPNVVALCADLVGSLKLEAFIKDHPERFFQCGIAEANMMSIAAGLTIGGKIPFACTFANFATGRVYDQIRQSIAYSGKNVKIAASHAGLTLGEDGATHQILEDIGMMQMLPGLTVINPCDYNQTRAATLAAAAHIGPVYLRFGRPKWPIFTKADQEFVIGKAWKISEGNDVSIFATGHLVVKAMEAANILEEKGISAEVINIHTIKPLDTEAILNSVRKTKCAVTAEEHQMLGGLGSVIAQTVAGAFPVPVEFVAVNDSFGESGPPEKLLEKYGLSTDNIVQSALKSIARKNK, encoded by the coding sequence TTGATTACAATAGATTACTCCAACCAAAAAGATACCCGCTCCGGATTTGGTGTGGCAATGGCAGAATTAGGAAACAGCAACCCGAATGTGGTTGCCTTATGTGCCGATTTGGTAGGCTCTTTAAAATTAGAAGCATTTATTAAAGATCATCCTGAAAGATTTTTCCAATGTGGAATTGCCGAAGCAAATATGATGAGCATAGCCGCCGGACTTACTATTGGTGGTAAAATTCCTTTTGCATGCACGTTTGCAAATTTTGCAACAGGCAGAGTATATGATCAGATTCGCCAATCCATTGCGTACTCCGGAAAGAATGTAAAAATTGCAGCATCACATGCAGGTTTAACTCTTGGTGAAGATGGTGCAACACATCAAATTTTAGAAGACATCGGCATGATGCAAATGCTTCCAGGACTTACCGTAATTAATCCTTGTGATTACAATCAAACCCGTGCTGCTACTCTTGCTGCGGCTGCGCATATTGGCCCGGTATATTTGCGTTTCGGCAGACCTAAATGGCCAATATTTACAAAAGCAGATCAGGAATTTGTTATTGGCAAAGCATGGAAAATAAGTGAAGGAAATGATGTGAGCATTTTTGCAACTGGTCATCTTGTGGTGAAGGCTATGGAAGCTGCAAATATTCTTGAAGAAAAAGGAATTTCCGCAGAAGTAATAAATATCCATACGATAAAACCTCTGGATACTGAAGCAATATTAAACAGTGTGCGGAAAACCAAATGTGCCGTTACCGCAGAAGAACATCAAATGCTTGGAGGATTGGGAAGTGTGATTGCACAAACAGTGGCCGGTGCATTTCCGGTTCCTGTAGAATTTGTTGCTGTAAACGATAGCTTCGGCGAAAGTGGTCCTCCGGAAAAATTATTAGAGAAATATGGTTTAAGCACAGATAATATTGTACAATCTGCATTGAAATCTATTGCAAGAAAAAATAAATAA
- a CDS encoding DUF4290 domain-containing protein gives MKEYGRNIQHLVQHAITIQDDTLRNQLVADIIDLMGTLNPNLRNVEDYRHKLWDHLFMISDFKLKAESPYPIPTRELLTRRTMELEYPRENVKFRHYGRYVESMIEKAKGIEDPEKKKEFVEIIGNYMKLVYQNWNRENVTDDIIKNDLRFLSNNMLSLDDESNLDSLSRSSRRSTQPQQKTNQNKPGKKPFRPNRFPNRNFKKNR, from the coding sequence ATGAAAGAATACGGGCGCAATATTCAGCACTTAGTACAACATGCAATTACCATTCAAGACGATACATTGCGCAATCAGCTAGTAGCAGATATTATTGATTTGATGGGAACATTAAATCCTAACCTAAGAAATGTGGAGGATTATCGCCATAAACTTTGGGATCATCTTTTCATGATTTCTGATTTTAAATTAAAAGCAGAATCTCCTTATCCAATTCCTACAAGAGAACTACTTACACGGCGTACAATGGAATTAGAATATCCAAGAGAAAATGTAAAATTCAGACACTACGGCCGCTATGTTGAATCAATGATTGAAAAGGCAAAAGGCATTGAAGATCCAGAAAAGAAAAAAGAATTTGTAGAAATCATTGGAAACTATATGAAACTGGTGTATCAAAACTGGAATCGAGAAAATGTTACGGATGATATTATTAAAAATGATTTACGCTTCCTCTCTAATAATATGTTATCGTTGGATGATGAAAGTAATTTAGATTCTCTCTCCCGCTCAAGTCGTAGATCAACACAACCCCAACAAAAAACCAATCAAAATAAACCTGGAAAGAAACCTTTCAGACCAAATAGATTTCCTAACCGGAATTTTAAAAAGAATCGTTAA
- the murA gene encoding UDP-N-acetylglucosamine 1-carboxyvinyltransferase, producing the protein MDAFEIEGGHKLHGEITPQGAKNEALQVLCAVLLTEEEVRISNIPNILDVNLLIELLADIGVNVTKENPDTYLFKADAVDIDFLKTDKFKEKSKKLRGSVMILGPLLARFKHASLPKPGGDKIGRRRLDTHFLGFVKLGAIFNYDSKDAFYTIDASHLHGNYMLLDEASVTGTANVLMAAVMAEGITTIYNAACEPYLQQLCNMLVSMGAKISGIGSNLLRVEGVSKLQGTQHRLLPDMIEIGSFIGMAAMTGSALTIRNVRYDMLGLIPDVFRKLGIKLELQNDDIIIPEQDEYEIQSFIDGSILTIADAPWPGFTPDLLSIVLVVATQAKGSLLIHQKMFESRLFFVDKLIDMGAQIILCDPHRATVIGLNRRFKLRGIEMSSPDIRAGVALLIAAMSAEGKSIIRNINQVDRGYQNIDTRLNVLGANIRRF; encoded by the coding sequence ATGGATGCATTTGAAATTGAGGGTGGCCACAAATTACATGGTGAAATAACTCCACAAGGAGCAAAGAATGAAGCACTCCAGGTATTATGTGCAGTATTATTAACTGAAGAAGAAGTTCGCATTTCTAATATCCCAAATATTCTGGATGTAAATCTGCTGATTGAATTACTTGCAGATATTGGTGTGAATGTTACCAAAGAAAATCCGGATACGTATTTATTTAAAGCTGATGCTGTAGATATTGATTTTTTGAAGACTGACAAATTCAAAGAAAAAAGTAAAAAGCTGCGTGGCTCTGTAATGATTTTAGGACCATTGCTTGCCAGATTTAAGCATGCAAGTTTACCGAAACCTGGCGGTGATAAAATTGGTCGCAGAAGATTAGATACACATTTTTTAGGATTTGTAAAACTCGGTGCCATTTTCAATTACGATTCTAAAGATGCTTTTTACACTATTGATGCTTCTCATTTGCATGGAAATTATATGTTGTTGGATGAAGCCTCTGTTACAGGGACAGCTAACGTATTGATGGCGGCTGTGATGGCAGAAGGTATTACCACTATTTATAATGCAGCTTGCGAACCCTATCTGCAACAACTTTGCAATATGCTGGTGAGTATGGGAGCAAAAATTAGTGGTATTGGTTCTAATTTATTGCGAGTGGAAGGTGTTTCTAAATTACAAGGAACACAACATCGTCTGTTGCCCGACATGATTGAAATAGGAAGCTTTATCGGTATGGCAGCAATGACCGGAAGTGCATTGACCATTCGCAATGTGCGCTATGATATGTTGGGATTAATTCCTGATGTATTCCGAAAACTGGGAATTAAATTAGAACTGCAAAATGATGATATAATAATCCCCGAGCAAGATGAATATGAAATTCAAAGTTTTATTGACGGATCTATTCTTACAATTGCGGATGCTCCATGGCCGGGATTTACACCGGATTTGTTGTCAATAGTTTTAGTAGTTGCTACACAGGCAAAAGGCAGTTTACTTATTCATCAAAAAATGTTTGAGTCACGGCTTTTCTTTGTAGATAAACTGATTGATATGGGCGCACAAATTATTTTATGCGATCCACATCGTGCTACTGTAATCGGATTAAATCGTCGTTTTAAATTACGTGGTATTGAAATGAGTTCCCCGGATATCAGAGCAGGCGTTGCATTGCTTATTGCAGCAATGTCAGCGGAAGGCAAAAGTATAATTCGCAACATTAATCAAGTTGATCGTGGATATCAAAATATTGATACACGCCTGAATGTGCTTGGTGCAAATATTCGTCGGTTTTAG
- a CDS encoding redoxin domain-containing protein yields the protein MLLKIKIRYITFLSLIIIFTIITGTVFSQYNEKHLVAGDKAPNITCDDMIGNCTELNALSGKIVLIEFWGSNNRSSMVDHAELEKIYMDYKDVNFKNGDGFEVYSIALDDSGESWKMATIRDNNSWEYSMRSPERWNSKAALDYNIQSIPKYFLINGDGEIIETLFMMKDLPQILSKYSGKIR from the coding sequence ATGCTTCTTAAAATAAAAATCAGGTATATAACTTTTCTATCTCTAATAATAATTTTTACAATTATTACCGGGACTGTATTTTCCCAATACAATGAAAAGCATTTAGTAGCCGGCGATAAAGCCCCCAATATTACATGTGATGATATGATTGGAAATTGCACTGAACTGAATGCGCTTTCCGGAAAAATCGTGTTAATAGAATTCTGGGGCTCCAACAATCGCAGCAGCATGGTTGATCATGCAGAATTAGAAAAAATTTATATGGATTATAAGGATGTAAATTTTAAAAACGGGGATGGATTTGAAGTGTATAGCATTGCATTAGATGATTCAGGAGAAAGTTGGAAAATGGCAACGATCAGAGATAATAATAGTTGGGAATACTCCATGCGCAGTCCCGAGCGATGGAATTCAAAAGCAGCACTTGATTATAATATTCAATCAATTCCTAAGTACTTTCTAATAAACGGTGATGGAGAAATAATTGAAACTCTGTTCATGATGAAAGACCTGCCTCAAATACTTTCTAAGTATTCCGGAAAAATCCGGTGA
- a CDS encoding nucleotide exchange factor GrpE, which translates to MSKNKDKEAAENLMPLEEDLDQASNTKERSEEDEYSSDENSEMINKLEEQKEKFLRLLAEFENYKRRTSKEKIEMLKVAGQDVIKDLLPALDDIDRAEQVMKEAKDVDAVKEGLNLISEKIKNILKSKGLQNIVQIGDDFDTETMEAITEIAAGEKMSGKVVDILEKGYTLNEKIIRYAKVVVGK; encoded by the coding sequence ATGTCTAAAAATAAAGATAAAGAGGCAGCAGAAAATTTAATGCCCTTGGAAGAAGACTTGGATCAAGCTTCTAACACGAAAGAAAGGTCGGAGGAAGATGAATATTCTTCAGATGAGAATTCTGAAATGATTAACAAACTGGAAGAACAAAAAGAAAAGTTTCTCCGCCTGCTTGCAGAATTCGAAAACTATAAACGTCGTACTTCTAAAGAAAAAATTGAAATGCTGAAAGTGGCAGGTCAGGATGTCATCAAAGATTTACTTCCTGCTTTAGATGATATTGATCGTGCGGAACAAGTGATGAAAGAAGCGAAAGATGTGGATGCTGTAAAAGAAGGTTTGAATTTAATCTCCGAAAAAATAAAAAATATACTCAAATCAAAAGGACTGCAAAACATCGTGCAAATAGGTGATGATTTTGATACTGAAACTATGGAGGCAATTACAGAAATAGCAGCCGGAGAAAAGATGAGTGGCAAAGTAGTAGATATTTTAGAAAAGGGATACACCTTAAATGAAAAGATTATCAGATACGCAAAAGTGGTAGTAGGAAAATAA
- the dnaJ gene encoding molecular chaperone DnaJ has product MAKRDYYEILGVSKNATAEEIKKAYRKLALQYHPDKNPGNKESEEKFKEGAEAYDILSNADKKQRYDQYGHAGMSGAGGFSGGNMNMEDIFSQFGDIFGESIFDNFFGGGGGRGGRRQATGRKGSNIRIKVKLSLKEIAEGARKTIKVKKYITCDTCNGSGAKDSSSFHSCKSCNGQGYVRRVTNTILGQMQTTQTCPTCHGTGQTVTANCVKCHGDGKIYGEDTITIDIPAGVTDGIELSMNGKGNAGDKGGPNGDLLISIEEIPDPDLKREGNHVLHNLYINFADAALGTQVEVPTIDGKVRVKIPEGTQSGHILRLKGKGLPGLNSYGKGDEIIQVNIWVPRHLSSEEKKAMEKLRSSKNFQPDVNETKKEKHFFDKMRNLFG; this is encoded by the coding sequence ATGGCGAAGAGAGACTATTATGAAATTTTGGGTGTAAGCAAAAATGCTACTGCTGAAGAAATAAAAAAAGCATATCGCAAACTTGCTTTGCAATATCATCCCGATAAAAATCCGGGTAATAAAGAATCAGAAGAAAAATTTAAAGAAGGTGCCGAAGCCTATGATATTCTGAGTAATGCTGATAAAAAACAGCGTTATGATCAGTATGGTCATGCAGGCATGAGTGGCGCAGGTGGATTTAGCGGCGGCAATATGAATATGGAAGATATCTTCAGTCAGTTTGGAGATATTTTCGGTGAATCAATTTTCGATAACTTTTTTGGTGGTGGCGGTGGTCGTGGCGGACGTCGCCAGGCAACTGGTAGAAAGGGAAGTAATATTCGTATTAAAGTAAAACTTTCTTTAAAAGAAATTGCAGAAGGCGCACGCAAAACCATCAAAGTAAAAAAATATATTACTTGTGATACTTGCAACGGCAGTGGAGCAAAAGATAGCAGTTCATTTCACAGTTGTAAATCATGTAATGGACAAGGATATGTACGACGAGTTACCAATACTATTCTCGGTCAGATGCAAACAACACAAACCTGCCCTACTTGTCATGGTACAGGACAAACGGTAACTGCGAATTGTGTTAAGTGTCACGGTGATGGAAAAATTTATGGAGAGGATACAATTACAATTGATATTCCCGCAGGTGTTACCGATGGTATTGAATTAAGTATGAACGGAAAAGGAAATGCCGGTGATAAGGGTGGTCCCAATGGAGATTTATTAATTAGCATTGAAGAAATTCCAGATCCAGATTTAAAACGGGAAGGCAATCATGTGCTGCATAATTTATATATCAACTTTGCAGATGCTGCCTTAGGAACACAAGTAGAAGTCCCAACTATTGATGGGAAAGTACGAGTTAAAATTCCTGAAGGAACACAAAGCGGACATATCCTGCGATTAAAAGGTAAAGGTTTGCCGGGATTAAATTCTTACGGAAAAGGCGATGAAATTATTCAGGTTAATATTTGGGTTCCAAGACATTTAAGTAGTGAAGAGAAAAAAGCAATGGAAAAATTAAGGTCTTCAAAAAACTTTCAACCGGATGTGAATGAAACAAAAAAGGAAAAACATTTCTTTGATAAAATGCGGAATTTATTCGGGTGA
- a CDS encoding histidine--tRNA ligase, whose product MTINKPGIPSGTRDFGPVEVAKRNYIIEAIRKVYTLYGYQPIETPAMENLSTLTGKYGLEGDKLLFKILNSGDFLKDADAEILQEKSAQKLLPVIAEKGLRYDLTVPFARYVVMNKHLITFPFKRYQIQSVWRADRPQKGRYREFYQCDADVIGSKSLVLDAELVQIIQDVFSQLNVSVTIRLNNRKILDGISEYIGETEKNLFLTVAIDKLDKIGIEGVEKELSANGFNAAQIEKIISVIAIDGTTAEKISALEKIFTGEKGKEGLKELKELFSYIPPTKNSAIQIQFDLTLARGLSYYTGTIYEVIANDVKMGSILGGGRYDDLTGIFGLPDTSGVGISFGLDRIYDVLNELNLFPASALQGPDVLLIPMEDSAIKIAMQYAMELHANNIAAELYPETANKLGKKFKYAEAKNITYALLVGEKEIKENVVACKNLITGEQENYSIAQFIRLLQNGVADFIDLSE is encoded by the coding sequence ATGACAATAAATAAACCCGGCATACCATCAGGCACAAGAGATTTTGGTCCGGTAGAAGTTGCAAAACGCAATTATATCATCGAAGCAATTCGCAAAGTTTATACACTCTATGGTTATCAGCCAATAGAAACTCCTGCAATGGAAAACCTGAGTACGCTTACAGGTAAATATGGTTTAGAAGGTGATAAACTGTTATTTAAAATTTTGAACTCGGGAGATTTTTTAAAAGATGCAGATGCGGAAATTTTACAGGAAAAAAGTGCGCAAAAATTATTACCTGTTATTGCAGAAAAAGGTTTGCGCTATGATCTCACCGTTCCATTTGCCCGCTATGTGGTGATGAACAAACACTTAATTACATTTCCTTTTAAACGATATCAAATACAATCAGTGTGGCGTGCAGACCGACCACAAAAAGGACGCTATCGTGAATTTTATCAATGTGATGCAGATGTAATTGGAAGTAAAAGTTTGGTATTAGATGCAGAGCTTGTGCAGATAATTCAAGATGTGTTTTCGCAGTTGAATGTTTCAGTTACGATACGATTAAATAATAGAAAAATTCTGGACGGTATAAGTGAATACATCGGTGAAACAGAAAAGAATTTATTCTTAACTGTTGCCATCGATAAATTAGATAAGATAGGAATAGAAGGTGTAGAAAAAGAATTATCGGCAAACGGATTTAATGCTGCGCAAATTGAAAAAATAATTTCAGTAATTGCTATTGATGGAACAACGGCTGAAAAAATTTCTGCATTGGAAAAAATATTTACTGGTGAAAAAGGGAAGGAAGGATTGAAAGAATTAAAAGAATTATTCAGCTACATACCCCCAACAAAAAATTCTGCAATACAAATTCAATTTGATCTCACCCTTGCACGAGGATTAAGTTATTATACCGGTACTATCTATGAAGTAATAGCCAATGATGTAAAAATGGGGAGCATACTTGGTGGTGGAAGATATGATGATCTCACTGGGATTTTTGGTTTGCCGGATACAAGTGGTGTGGGAATATCTTTTGGATTAGATCGTATTTATGATGTATTAAATGAATTGAATCTGTTTCCCGCTTCTGCATTACAAGGTCCGGATGTGCTGTTGATTCCGATGGAAGATTCTGCAATTAAAATTGCCATGCAGTATGCAATGGAATTACATGCAAATAATATTGCCGCAGAATTATATCCTGAAACTGCAAATAAACTTGGTAAGAAATTTAAATACGCAGAAGCAAAAAATATTACTTACGCATTATTGGTTGGTGAAAAAGAAATAAAGGAAAATGTAGTAGCGTGTAAAAATTTAATTACCGGCGAACAAGAAAATTATTCTATAGCTCAATTCATCAGATTATTGCAAAATGGAGTTGCTGATTTTATAGATCTCAGCGAATAA